In Mycoplasma suis str. Illinois, a single window of DNA contains:
- a CDS encoding iron ABC transporter permease has product MSVFHPIRAERALQMRALSEPSKWISLLIVFISATFFTLFTFDGRYDFSYRISNPRLWQYFLAMFSGGALGVAGLLLQKLTKNPLADISLLGIGSLNIIAISLYIFFQFDGEKASVPSLKVILPFISLAASLIGTCLIYFLSKNKKNTQSFVISGISFQFFCEAISVAILSFVNSDRDQASQISREIANYSYGRIPDLQDISAFPHWRIVTIISFILITITVGLVWLFRRELEIIELGDDYAISQGIQIEKLKKMFFVVIAVLAGLESALIGTISLLGIIAPHIAKFIFGNKASSNVLVSFICGALLVVLATFLSVNYGQNIPIGVLSTAIITPIFLFLILKQRGI; this is encoded by the coding sequence ATGTCTGTATTCCACCCTATTAGGGCAGAGAGAGCTCTCCAAATGAGGGCTCTTAGTGAGCCCTCAAAATGAATAAGTCTCCTAATAGTTTTCATTTCAGCTACATTCTTCACACTATTTACCTTTGATGGACGATATGACTTTTCATATCGGATATCTAATCCTAGACTTTGACAATATTTTCTCGCTATGTTCAGTGGAGGAGCACTAGGAGTAGCTGGACTACTCCTTCAAAAATTAACTAAGAATCCACTAGCTGATATATCACTTTTAGGGATTGGATCCCTAAATATTATTGCTATATCTTTATATATCTTTTTCCAATTTGATGGAGAAAAAGCTTCAGTACCATCTCTAAAAGTAATACTCCCTTTTATTTCTTTGGCAGCGTCCCTAATAGGGACGTGCCTTATTTACTTTTTATCTAAGAATAAAAAGAATACTCAATCCTTTGTTATTTCTGGAATATCATTTCAATTTTTCTGTGAAGCTATTAGCGTAGCTATTCTTAGCTTCGTCAATAGTGACAGAGATCAAGCTTCACAGATTTCAAGAGAAATAGCTAACTATAGCTATGGAAGAATTCCAGATCTTCAAGATATATCAGCTTTTCCTCACTGAAGAATTGTCACAATTATTTCTTTCATACTAATCACCATTACAGTGGGATTAGTATGACTATTTAGAAGAGAACTAGAAATAATTGAATTGGGAGATGATTATGCTATCTCCCAGGGAATCCAAATAGAAAAACTAAAGAAAATGTTTTTTGTTGTTATTGCAGTTCTAGCTGGATTAGAAAGTGCCCTAATAGGGACAATATCCCTATTGGGAATAATTGCTCCACATATTGCCAAATTTATATTTGGCAATAAAGCTTCTTCTAATGTACTTGTAAGTTTTATTTGTGGAGCACTCCTAGTTGTATTAGCTACTTTCTTGTCCGTTAATTACGGACAAAACATTCCTATTGGAGTGCTCTCTACAGCAATTATTACTCCTATATTTTTATTCCTAATACTGAAACAAAGAGGAATTTAA
- a CDS encoding iron chelate uptake ABC transporter family permease subunit produces the protein MYRNIYAYYSFPTKILEKNNKTEKWNVFKYLFNRKWLIGFGLVLVTLGLLVFNLSQQFQNSWDTEEVLAPFFGVRPKFQEQSQQLESAGSWAGYQKVVWICLASILAAILLSLSGNVSQSLLQNPLADCSTLGMIDAAGFGLMILKTILGASTGNYYWAYFASAFFCAFLVFALILFLFNRETAWERTNTCTMIILFGLVLNIFFRTSVHLIKEHSATSVNVAYALAMGGAENIYEMFPSQYTLLRWAIPIVVVLFIVTRLLSKNWNLTELGFDQAHSLGVNIKLLQFIGYSIILCCNTLTINLVGNISFIGLISTHLARKLYRTRKYETIIPVSAIIAVTLIMVAVTVNQLVPAISSSNLILALGALSLLLLTKE, from the coding sequence ATGTATAGGAATATATATGCTTATTATTCTTTTCCTACAAAAATACTTGAAAAGAATAATAAGACTGAGAAGTGAAATGTATTCAAATATCTTTTCAATAGAAAATGACTTATTGGCTTTGGCCTAGTATTAGTTACACTAGGCCTTTTAGTATTTAATCTATCTCAACAATTCCAAAATAGCTGAGATACTGAAGAAGTCTTAGCTCCATTTTTTGGAGTTAGGCCTAAATTTCAGGAACAATCTCAGCAATTAGAAAGTGCTGGTTCCTGAGCTGGCTACCAAAAAGTAGTTTGAATTTGCTTAGCTTCTATTCTTGCAGCTATTCTTCTGTCTTTATCAGGGAATGTTTCACAATCCCTGCTACAAAACCCACTAGCTGATTGTTCAACTTTAGGAATGATTGATGCAGCGGGATTTGGGCTTATGATTCTCAAAACAATTTTGGGAGCCTCTACAGGAAATTATTATTGAGCATATTTTGCTTCTGCATTCTTTTGCGCATTTCTTGTGTTCGCTCTCATATTATTTCTCTTTAATAGAGAGACTGCATGAGAGAGAACAAATACATGCACAATGATTATTCTCTTCGGTCTTGTTCTGAATATATTCTTCAGAACATCTGTCCACTTAATAAAAGAGCATAGTGCAACTTCAGTTAATGTTGCATATGCTCTTGCAATGGGAGGTGCTGAAAACATTTATGAAATGTTTCCATCTCAATACACACTACTAAGATGAGCAATTCCTATAGTAGTTGTTTTATTTATAGTCACTCGACTATTATCCAAGAATTGAAACCTAACTGAGTTAGGTTTTGATCAAGCACATTCTCTTGGAGTGAATATAAAACTTCTGCAGTTTATTGGTTACTCAATAATACTGTGTTGCAACACACTAACAATTAACTTAGTAGGGAATATTTCTTTCATAGGACTTATTAGTACGCATTTAGCTAGAAAGCTATATCGTACTAGAAAGTATGAAACAATAATTCCAGTATCTGCAATTATTGCAGTTACTCTAATAATGGTTGCAGTTACTGTAAATCAATTAGTTCCAGCTATTTCTAGCTCTAACTTAATACTTGCTTTAGGAGCTCTTTCCCTTCTTCTTTTAACTAAGGAATAA
- a CDS encoding ABC transporter ATP-binding protein has protein sequence MSCNLEKNEFYSIIGPNGAGKTTFLKHLGGILKPTSGKLYVGDKELKNISSKTFWEKTAYIPQELNIQGDTPVYDFLLYSRYSSISRIDRVSNEDHVRTLEVIKLAGIEHLRWNRMGELSGGQRQKVILASILMKDVELILMDEPTTFLDVHNRNFFISFLKRLHLSGKTIIANLHNFTEISNLSTKIIALKDGEIFKMGDKSEILQADVLNELYDLELPSDNWQSLLSVTSSNY, from the coding sequence ATTAGTTGTAATTTAGAAAAGAATGAATTCTACTCTATAATAGGCCCCAACGGGGCCGGTAAGACTACATTCCTAAAACATTTGGGAGGTATTCTTAAGCCTACATCTGGAAAACTCTATGTAGGTGATAAAGAATTAAAGAATATAAGTAGTAAAACATTCTGAGAGAAAACTGCTTATATTCCTCAAGAACTAAATATACAGGGAGATACCCCTGTATATGATTTCTTACTTTACTCTAGATATTCTTCTATCTCAAGAATAGATAGAGTAAGTAATGAAGATCATGTTAGAACTTTAGAGGTTATTAAGTTAGCAGGTATAGAACACTTGCGCTGAAATAGAATGGGAGAACTTTCTGGCGGTCAAAGACAGAAAGTTATATTAGCAAGTATTTTGATGAAAGATGTAGAACTCATCTTGATGGATGAGCCTACAACTTTCCTAGATGTTCATAATAGAAATTTCTTTATTTCTTTCCTGAAGAGATTGCATCTCTCAGGTAAAACAATAATTGCTAACTTGCATAACTTTACAGAAATTTCTAATTTATCTACAAAGATTATTGCCCTAAAAGATGGAGAAATCTTCAAGATGGGAGATAAATCAGAAATTTTGCAAGCAGATGTTCTAAACGAACTATATGATTTAGAACTTCCTTCTGACAACTGACAATCTTTATTGTCAGTAACATCTTCTAACTATTAA